In Phaseolus vulgaris cultivar G19833 chromosome 10, P. vulgaris v2.0, whole genome shotgun sequence, a single genomic region encodes these proteins:
- the LOC137812975 gene encoding uncharacterized protein, producing MDDKLPFGEGGSINRPPLFCGVNYQFWKVKMKIFMPSTNKGIRETIENGPFIPQVKRDYVLIDKPSSEWTEAESKKAKFDWIAKNIITSALSCDEFFRVSQCTSAKEMRDILEVTHEGKNHVMRARKHALIQEYEIFITQKRETICDAQKWFSHIVNHLMSLGKNFDK from the coding sequence ATGGATGACAaattaccttttggggaaggtggtTCCATAAACAGACCACCACTGTTTTGTGGTGtaaattaccagttttggaaagtaaagatgaagatctttatgccTTCGACAAATAAAGGTATTCGGgaaacaattgaaaatggtcccttTATTCCTCAAGTTAAAAGAGATTATGTCTTAATTGATAAGCCTTCATCTGAATGGACTGAGGCTGAAAGCAAGAAAGCAAAATTTGATTggattgctaaaaacataataacctctgctttgagttgtgatgagtttttcagggtatcaCAATGCACTTCAGCAAAGGAGATGAGAGACATCCTTGAAGTCACACATGAAGGAAAAAATCATGTTATGAGGGCAaggaagcatgctctcatccaagagtatgagatttTCATAACACAGAAAAGGGAGACAATTTGTGATGCGCAGAAATGGTTTTCCCACATTGTGAACCATTTGATGAGCCTTGGAAAGAACTTTGACAAATAG